tctacgcacagcctcatcgaaccctctttcttctttactagtaacacaggcgcaccccacggagaaacactaggacgaataaatttcttctccagcaattcttctaactgcttcttcagttcggctagctcagacggcgacatacggtacggtgccatcgacactggactggttcccggaatcaaatcaatagaaaactccacttctctttccggtggtaattcatttacatcttcaggaaaaacttctggaaattcacacaccacaggtaaatcgctactagccaccttttctttcacattcatcattgcgaacaacataaatactgttgcaccatctccgatagcttcattcacctgcctagctgtcatttccagattatcagcacaactctcttcaggaaaagttaccgtcttctcaaaacagttgatatgaacacggttgaactccaaccagttcattcccaggattacatcaagttctttcaacggaaggcacactaagtccattccgaattctctaccaaaaatatcaatcggacaattcaagcatgcagatgaagtagttactgaacccgacgcaggagtgtcaataatcatacttccattgatgtcagatatctcaagatttaacctcgtagcacagtccaaagaaataaaagaatgagttgctccagtatcaataatcgcaactaaaggtgtgccatgaatgaaacacgtacctttaatcaatctgtcctctggagtagtctctgacccggtcaaggcaaaaacttttcctcccgattggttcttctttggcttaggacaattaggactaatgtgaccctcttcaccacagttgtaacaagtcaccacCCTCTTCCTACAATCAGCCGcgacatgacccacttcctcacacttgaagcacttcttctggttcagcttacactcattcctacgatgtcccatctcaccacaattgtagcatctgatacgagcactggaatctcccccactgggtttcttccaatcaacaggtttacctctaccatatggtttacctctgtccataggcttcttcccctttctgtcaaccaactcgcgagagtgagatgacttcagcttgacgctatcttcctcaaaaatcctgctacaatccaccagatcaacaaatctccggatcctctggtacctgataccctgcttgatctcatcccgaaggccattctcaaacttgacacatttcgagaattcactggcttcgtcgttgttgtagtgcacatagtactttgccagttccacaaacttggcagcatactctggtacagtcatgttaccttgaaccaactccaaaaattccacttcttttctgcccctgacatcctcaggaaaatacctcctcagaaactcccttttgaatatagcccaagtaaccgctgtaccgccggcatccagttcagcttttgttgtcaaccaccagtcatcagcctcctcagacaacatgtgggtaccaaacctcaccttgagattctcagcacaatctatgactcggaaaatcctctcgatctctttgagccatttctgagcaccctcaggatcgtgcgtgcctttgaacaatggaggattgttcctctgaaaattccccagttgcctgtcagcaccaatccctgttcctacagtccctcctccaagcacaccagcaatcatgcccagagcctcagcaagagcatcatcgtttcttcctcctcttccagccatttgttctgcttaaatacaacaatccagtcagaacaagtatcgacaataactcgtattagtcgtatacacaggaaaactgacactgacactaagactctggtcacaacgaccgactatgctctgataccactattgtaacacccctctaaataacccgcggcaattaaacatattattaaatcagagtaacatgtagagaggtatcacaattcataaataacgattatacacgtcacataagtcatgcatcattcgaacacctgaaaatcataactcattatccaaaccatgttctacgcagcggaaaataccacatcaagtctacattattactaaatgtttcagacttcaatcaaaacagataaatatagagttacattcaaaaccacaaacaaacgttcccagtgttacaactaccagagcatgacacctgacgctaactaaaaacactgactcatgagctaatcctcaccgagtcgaacagccgctatcttcagtctgaaaatgacaacatgtaagggtgagtctcatcataattaacaaatgttataaggttataaagcaataacacgtcacagttgcatcattcacccaattgtttcataaacagacaaacaaaacaaaacaaataacaaccaacgcattATCAGCATTTACCTCACcggaatacctccaatcatgtcataaatcatgcatatgaatgaactgacactatgcatgtggtaccaacgtcatccaatgggtataacccatgaccgatctatcatcatccagatacggccctgccagcacagattccacacaatgggaatcatgcccttcactgatccaacacatcccttatggatacagtatcaacaatgcacatgaatgaatgcaacatatataacatacttatatcattatcatcatcatcctcaataatcatcatcatcattcaagtatgttcatatatattaacatcattcaaccacaattctatcatcatcatgtcgaaaacatgcacatatttgctacaatcatcatcatcatcaagaaatagcaacatatgttatcatcattctaaaactagtcaaatcatcatcacatagatcgattaataaggttcatttagcccaaaacggcgcatcaaatgaaccaacggttagaaagttatgcctctttgaactttcttaaaaaaaaatcacaaaacatcaacagcacgcggcgccatcacacattcgcggcgcggaacgaatcgaaacaacgccttcgcggcgcgtacacatgttcgcggcgcggaacgatttggaacaacgccttcgcggcgcggtcacctgttcgcggcgcgtactgaacgcaacaagacttccttaccatatgccttcaggttcgcggcgcctcccctatgtacgcggcgcgaaccgcgattctaaaaccccaatctgcagaaaagacagcattccatgtatcccaaaacaccccaacacataccagtgcgaacatggagaattagaatgcacaaacaacacgaattacgtctcgtaatgcaccaaatacacatcaattgagattataacaacacatacatcatagattcaaacacaggggtcaaatatcatacaattgacacaatccctaaacctatcatatgactcaattgatccgaattctacatctattcagcattactaacccctaacccgataatagatgataatcaagacaagtccccccttacctcagataattctggattcttggtctctccctctatcgttctccttcgcgttcttcgttcttcagacctctttctttcacgctctttctttttccccaattccaatgtttatgaaataataaaattagaaaaaggttttagagaatcacccccccttcttcttctatttccacatatggcccaaaagccaaaaacttcatttattcattatttccacaatttctttaataattctaattattaattcaataataaaattaaataattattaaaattatacgggcgttacaatagTAATTTCGTTTTTTTACATAGGCTGGAGAAGACAATCCCAAAATTTGGCCTGCTCATCTAGATGTTGTGTTGAATAAACAATTTGTGTTTCGTGTCAAGTATCAACAACAGTACCGACAATTCTCTATTGTGAAAATACTTAACGAGGAGGGCCTTTACGCCAAGTTTGACAAATACCTCACCCCAGATGAGGTGCATCATATGTTTCATGCTTCTTTTAGAGTACTCCAAGATTTGATTTACATTAGTAACACATTGGTTGTTTTCTGTTACAGACCATGCCACTTCAGACCGTTCTTGAAACGTCCACCACTGCTCCGATACTTATTTTAAACCAAGTAAGTTCATGGATCTTTACATTTATCTATTGAAAAAAACAGTCTACTGTTAACTCCCTCAAATTATTAACTCTTTTCTATGTCTCATTTGTAGCTCACACAAACTTCGGAGCAATCAATCCGTGCTGAGCCATACTCGGCTGCTAACCCGACTTGGAGCCCAGAAGCAAGCTCCAACAGTACTCCAGCCAAGAGGGGATCAGAGTCAACCTCAGTTAATGATATCATCCAGCCTGAAGAGATCACTCCCAAACAATCCGCCACTAAGCCCAAGACTGGAAAGAAGCTTAAGCATTTGAAGAAAGAATGATTTGGTGGGTTTATTTCAACaatttctctctattttgttgCTGTATCTAGCATTTTGGAAGTGTAAGGATTTATTCCACTAACTGAACTGATTTCTGAACTACTCTCATCATTAGTTATCTATGCCATGACTCTGTAGTACTATAACTCCTTTATGCAATATTCAACATGTTTTGTAAACATTCTGATATTAGGAATATCTCATTGTTGATCAATTAGTGTAATATGCTTAGATATGGCATTTGCTTACTTATTTCATATTCAAAAGGGCTGAGTTGCAAATGAACCAAACATCCCGCAGGAATaacaaataatttctttctgtacTAAAACCAGTGCTGATAACTACATGTTCCCTAATCACCTTCAATAATTTACATGTTCCCTAATCACATGTTCCCTAATTACCTACAAGAAAAAATATGTTCCTAATTGTGCATAGATTTACCAATGCTGATAATTACCTACAATATTATACATGATCACTAATTACATGTTCCCTAATTAAGCTGGTAGATATTAGACATGGTAATGCAGCCTAACTTAGTTTTGAAGAATATGTATTGGCAGTTGTTTTCTTCAATAGATTAGCTTTCTGAATATTTAGTAGATTCCACATAACACTTGAGTTTAATAAATTCCATCTTTAAGATATTGTTTGCTagcaaatttatttttcaatgttttgatATCAAAGTAATAAAAATAAGCAATTTGTTGAAGAATTTATGTGAGCTACAATGTTGAATTATTTAGACAGAATCTATGAAAATCCAATTGTGTGATTATCATGTTGTATTATTTGGACAGATTAGCAATAACTAGCAATGGTCTTATTGGACATCACATAACTTTTACAAGTTGTACCTGCAAGTCTGGTATAACATACTTAATGATAGTTAACTTTAGTATAAGTGACAGCACACAATTGGATTACCAATACTGATAATTACCTACTATATTATACATGACCACTAATTACATTACATGTTCCTTGATTAAGTTGGTAGCTATTAGACATGGTTATGCTGCCTCACTTAGACTACAACTTGCGTGTTATACTTTTAGCTGAACCTTATAGTTTTCCTACTACTGAGCTTAACCTTAGATCAGTAGGCACCattttaaaataacatttaaatttaGTCACAAGACATGTTCTTGGAATGTTACATAATAGATTTAATGATGGCCATTTGGATGCAAGACTTTTGCACTTGAgtactttttttaaataaattgcaAAGGTGGCATAACTGTATGATTCCAAGAAAAAATCTGTGCTAAAGATCTTGGACCTGTGGTACACATGAATTCTGCGTTTTTCAAAACAGCCCTATCACTTTTTCATTTATCTATTGTACAATGCACAACTCCCTTTTCCAGCATTGCACATTGGGCCACACAAATTACTCTATAAAACTGTCCTTCTCTGCGCAGGTACAGCAGGTAGATTGGTACACATTCCAGCATTTTGGGAAATTCTAGAGATATGTGTCACATCAACCTTAAATGCCATGTACTCCTTGACACGGTAAGTCAAACATGTTCCATAGgttctgtttttttttaatgacatCCGTTTCATAATTATGTTAAATTCTGATGTGCACAAGCAAAAGTAATGTAGGATGTAGTTGTAATTGTATTGTTACTTTAAACTACATCCCAGGCACTGCTGCACACTTGCAGCATGTAATGATGTCCTGTCTCTAGCTGTGGCTGCATAAATTTAGCTTCTGTAACCAAGTAGTTTATCCATTGTCAATTTTTGATCCATTTTATAAATAGTTTTCGTAACTACATATTATAATAGCCAACTATTTACCTATGTTTGCCGCGGATTATGAATTACCACCACATTTTCACTGCAACCCAACATGTGATGACACTTAACTTTGGTTTAAGGGGGGACTGTCAcgatttgtttaaaaaatttacaTCTATTTTTACTCTAAAGAAATTAACTTTAATAGGTTCTAATATTATATTCATTGGACAAAAAAACTGTACTGACCTTGACAAACTTTTTTTCGGTTGAGCCTTTCCAGTGAGTTTGCCTTGGCATTGAGCACAAATAGGAGCATTTGTTAACATCTATTTCGTATGCAACAATCTTGCAACCTCATTGTTCCTGCTAAACAGGGTCGATACATGAGATTGGAATAACTTCATCAGGTGCAAATCTACTAAACTTACCATTGCTTGTCATCTTTTTGCCTTCCTGCGAATTTGGTATGCCAGACACAGCCTAAATAATGAAAGAGATATTTTAATGGGATGAAACTGAATATAATGGGGTTATATGAACTTATGTTCCATGGCAGAATATTGCTTAAACTTATATATGTATGCTAAAAATAGGACTAGATAGTttaacattttcagaaaatgcatAGATAGATATTCAGCAAAGAATTTCCTTGAAGTGATGATCTCAATAGTCAATGCCATCTATGAAACAAAACCTAATTGCCACTGTGTTCAATATACAGCAAGAATCATGTATGGGACATCTAAAATGTGTTGAGTTCAGCCTAGCTTCTGTAGTACTTCTACAAAATAATATCTGCTCAACATATTTGTAGAAGTTCTATGCTTATTAATCACTGTGATCAATATACAGCAACAATCATGTATctaaaaatattagaaaaaacCTAATTACCTTCCCTTATTTATCACAGTGCTTCCATTATTTATCATGTGAAGGAGCATGAGACTCAAATATCACAATGATCCCTTATTTATTCTGATTAGGAATAGCCAAAATTTGTTGAATATTGCACACAGTGGCTTCTCTCTATATAATGGCAAACATCGTTTAATTCTTTTAGATAGCACGGATTGGTATCTCTTTATACAAAGTGAGGTTTGTTGAAGCATTTAATGTATGGCACATCTACCTCAATAAGAGCATTAACTAATGTATCAACTGTTTTTATAACTTTTCTAAGTCATATAGATGATGTCTTTTTTCTCTACCATTGAGAATTTAATGCTATATGTTATTTACTTTGAGTGAGGAGCAGTGAATATTTTGTTCAACCAAGGATAGAACAATATTAATGGTTCTGAGTTAAGTATAATATGACTGGTTGATGCACAAGTGTTTTTAAGAATCATTTGCTTTAAGATCGTCATCATTTACCGATTACTAATTGTAATATGATTGCCACTGTTGTAGATAATTTTCTGTTGCGACAAATGGAACATATTCACAATGCATCAGGAAAAAAGGCTAGAGCTAGAAGAatgttgattttgaaagaaaatcgGTCTAAACATCAAAAATTATCTCCTCAACAAATACTCCGTGGGCAGACTGTGATTAATAATCCTACCTTCCACACTCCGAGACAACCTTTGTCCGACCTTACTCAGGCATTCCAAAATATTATTACAAGAACACCAGTTGATCAACATTCTATTAGTCCAAATGTCAGCGACGCAGGGACAGAACCTAGGCTATCAATACACGGTTTTAAAGATCTGAGAAGCTGCCACATTGGCTCcttggtgaaggatagaaaaacacttagaagggggggtttgaataagtgtagtctaaaaacttgaacgataaaaacaatatgcacagttatttttatcctggttcgttgttaactaaactactccagtccacccccacggagtgatttacctcacctgaggatttaatccactaatcgcaacagattacaatggttttccacttagtccgcgactaagtcttccagagtatcctgatcacaacctgatcactccaggaacaaatgcttagacacaagctaagactttcttagagtatcctgaccaccacgtgatcactctaattacaactgcttagacacaagctaagacttcctagagtatcctgatcaacacttgatcactctagttacttacaaattaatgtaatcaaataagagttttacaatgcttcttaaaagctataatcacaacagtgatatttctcttaacgtttaagcttaatctcactaatatattacaacagcaatgtagtgagctttgatgaagatgaagtttctgagctttgagtttgaacagcgtttcagcaagttaatattcacagaatttggttcagagttggtaaccttgcttctcatcagaacttcatatttataggcgtttgagaagatgaccgttgagcgcatttaatgctttgcgtgttccgtacagctttgcatttaatgtttcacgcttttgtcaactacctcgagccttgttcatgctgtgtctactgacgttgcctttaatagcttccaacgttccttttgtcagtcagcgtagcctgccacctgtactttcttctgatctgatgtttgtgaataaaatatttgaatatcatcagagtcaatcagcttggtgcatagcatcttcttgtcttctgaccttgaagtgcttctgagcgtgataccatgagaacttcagtgcttctgcttctgatctcaagttcttctgatgcttccatagacccatgttctgattctgccttgaccatcttctgatgtcttgccagaccatgttctgatgttgcatgctgaaccttctgagacaaagcttctgagcgctgatttgtgcatactctttatatatttcctgaaagggaaattgcaatgtattagagtaccacattatctcacacaaaattcatatccttgttatcatcaaaactaagaatattgatcagaacaaatcttgttctaacacttgggAACAAATCTTTACTCAAAGTTTGCATCAACTTCTACACTTAAGGAAAATGATACTTTTGGTCTTCCGAGCATAACTAATCAGCACCCCCTTCCGCTTCATGAAAAGAACGTCGTTCGAGCCGGAAGTTCTTCTAATAGAGCCACGCTattgtaattatttttctttcatacATACTGTTTCAACCATTGTTTATATCTAATATGTCAACTGGCTATAGGTAAATATTTCTAATGTATTGCCCATTTTCTTTGTCAATAGATGTCCACCGGATTCCAAGACAGCTCGGGGACGGCCTAAAAATCAATATGGAGTTCCAAATATGGCGCTTAACTTGTGCAGAAAGTTTCCTATACCAACGAATACGCAAGAAACTGCCATGCAAACTCAGACCTCAAATGCAAACCCACAGCCTAGGTAGAATATTTGATCATGTAATTAAATTACCCTTCAAACCACCTATGTATTTGTAAGTTTGATCTTACTAATCTTTGAGAATTGAATAGGTGTTCAACATTCCATAAATCTGGCAGGGGCAGGCCTAGGAAAAAAACCACTGCTCCTAATCTCCCTATGAATCAGAATACAGATATCAACAACCAAACAATTAACTTGCAACAATATATTCCAACTGAAGTATGCAGATCAAGGTACCAAACATGACATTCTAACCATTGCTTTGACAATTTGTTTCAATGCTAACTCTCTAATATGCGAATTGGAAATTTCACTACCACAGCGAAGTCGTTACACCATATGTCCATGGGCTTCAAGTACCGCAAAATAGGGGCAGTCTTGGTGCGGACGAGCATACGCCGGTCTCAACGCCTACACATGGTCCCAACAATCGAAAGACGCCAACATGTCCAATTTTTACACCTACGGTCAATTTGGATTTTAATAGCGACTCAGACAATGACAGCGACTATGACCCTTTTGCAAGTAAGTTTAATAATTCCATATTAGAGAGCCGTATCTTTGGTGGAAATTCATAACTGTCTCAACAACCCTTTTTGGAAGTAAACCGTATTATTGGTTGAAATTCATAACTGTCTCTACAATGGTAGATGGCCATTATGTTTCAACTATACCCACACATGTGATTATTTTCCTTTACTCagtttaaattttgtttatcaTAACATTACAGCATATCTATCCGAGGATGAGTTATTATCGGAAGACAAAGATTATGATGCACCTTTCACAATTCATGATAATGCTGCCGGCCATTCTGAAGGTATCAGTTCTTAAACACAGCCAGCATAACACAAAAACAGTTATGCTTAAATATTCCATTTCTTCTAAAATATTGATATATTCCATGCTTTTGTAGAATATTACGATATCGGATCCCCTCTTATTGAATGCCGTTATTGTAAAGCGATGATGTGGTATCAAGAGAGAATGCATAAAAGTTCTCATTCCGCCAACCCAAAGTTTATGATGTGTTGTGGGAACGGGAAAGTTGAACTCCCACTTCTTAGAGAGCCTCCAGAAACCCTTGCAAAACTTTTGTTTGATCACGATAGTTTGGTTAGCCGCAAGTTCCAACAACAGATCCGAGTATACAACATGATGTTTGCATTCACGTCACCGGGGGCAAAGGTTGACAATCGATTTAACAATGGACGTGGGCCTCCAACACTAAGGATACAAGGTCAAACATGTCACCGAATAGGAAGTTTGTTGCCTCCGCAaggtcaaaaacctaagtttGCTCAGTTATATATTTATGACACCGAAAATGAAGTTGAAAATCGAATGCATGGACTAAGGTTATTTCTTGAAACCCATCCCTGTGAatgtgacatatatatatatatatatatatatatatatatatatatatatatatctcattTGTAAACTTTGTTACTGTTTTAATATCTTTTGAATTAATATTCATTTTTTGTCCATATCAAGGAACAAAGAAGATTTTGATCCGGAAGTTGTCAGTCGATTGGCAAGCATGCTGTATAAATTCAATCCTCATGCTAAAAGTTTTCAAATGGCAAAACAATGGTTAAATAATGGGGAAACTCCAAATTTAAAGCTTTGGCTCATTTCCAACCGATCCACCGATGGCAGGGTCTATAATCAACCAACCGTGTCTGAAGTGGCTGCTTTGGTTGTTGGTGATATTGACACGGCAGAAATGAGGGATATCATAATGCAGACAAAGGGAGGAAGACTTCAAAGAATCAACGAGCTGCATGCGACTTACATGGCTTACCAGTATCCTTTGATATTTCCTTATGGTGAGGACGGTTATAGACCTGATGTTGCACATAGAGACTTGCTCGTCAACGAAAACAGCATAAGAAATAGGCTCACAATACGCGAATGGCTTGCCTTCCGCATTCAGACAAGGTTATGTGAAGCTAAGACTTTGTTATCTTCAAGAaggttgttccaacaattccTGGTCGATGGTTACACAATGTTAGAATCCGAGAAACTAGAATGGCTACGTAAAAATCAACCAAAGCTTCGAGTGTCAAAGTACAACTCTTTAGAGAAAGAGGGCGATCAAAGTCAGGCGCCAGGAATAAGCATAGGTAAACGAGTTGTTTTGCCTTCTTCCTTTGTTGGCGGTCGTAGGTTTATGGATCAGTTGTACTATGATGGGATGGCTATATGCAGTAAAGTCGGATTTCCCGATTTGTTTATTACTTTTACATGTAACCCAAATTGGCCGGAGATTCAAAGATTTCTCGGACCTCTACATTTGAAGCCTCAAGATCGCCCGGATGTCATTTCAAgagttttcaaaatcaaattcgatCAACTCCTTTCAGATTTAACCAAAAAAGGCGTTCTTGGAAAAGTGCTTGCTTGTGAGTTACCTTTACCCATTTACTTAAACATTTGAATACCATTGCTTTCATGTTttctaattttgttttattttgcccGTGCTAGATATGTACACCATTGAGTTCCAAAAGAGAGGATTACCTCATGCCCATATTTTGCTGTTTTTGCATCCTTCAAACAAATATCCAAGGCCCGATGACATTGACAAGATCATTAGTGCGGAAGTCCCCGATCCCAGAAGACACCCTCAGTTATACAATTTGGTAAAATCTCACGTGGTCCATGGTAGGGCTGGACAAATAATCCATTTCGAACCGAATCCGACATGCCCGTTGATTATTTACAGCTTTCGGGCGGGTGATTTTCGGGTATCGGGTGAACCGTTGAAAGGTTGTCAGTTTGAAATGGTTTGTGATGGGCGGTTTCGGATGTAGTAATTCAATCCAACATAATCCAAAACCGACCGATTGTATGGATTTTattgattatatatttattatttctgGAATGGCAAGTAGGTTAATGTTAATAAAAGCAATTTATTTATACGATGTCATTCACTTTTCTCTCTCTAAAAACATCAGCATCTCTCACTTCTCTCTAATCCAAATCAATAGCTCTCAACTTATCCTCCACTCTTTccatttttctttccttttcaaatCAATATCTATCTGGTTTTAAGTGTTTCCATGATTCCATCTTCATTGATAACTTAAAGAACTTTTCACAAGTCTACATTTTTCTAGAAGAGTGTTGGTTTGCTTTAGATCTAATAAGGTGAAATACACATGCAAGGAAGGAGTATCCTTAGATCTCTGATCTACCTTTCAAGtctacaccataaaacatcagaTCTGTTTCTACCACCATTGTTTTGCTTTTGATTTTTTATCTGTATAAAAGTTAGATTTGTTCATCAGTCTTCTTTCAGTGTTGTTCTTAAGTGAAGAATATTTGTTTTATTgatagttaattattttttaattaaatttgttttctgtatttcttcttgaatcatgaagatatgaagatgcatGTAATCTGTTTACAAGCTAAgctattaattaaaatcaaatatttttttctaatgtttatatatgaaaatatggGATAAGCTTCTATTTTTTAAAGCTTTTGCTTTAGATCTGAAGCATACACTTGAACCGTTCCAATCCATCCGTATAACCGAAGATCCGTTTAAACCGAAAACCGACTTAACCGATTGCAATGACGGACGAAAATGGTTGGGATGTTCTCACCCGCGGTTGATTTCCGGTTCCTTATTTTTGGTCCGCCACCGACCAAACCGAACCGTTGTCCACCCCTAGTCCATGGTCCTTGTGGTTTGGAAAATCTCAACTCACCT
The Vicia villosa cultivar HV-30 ecotype Madison, WI unplaced genomic scaffold, Vvil1.0 ctg.000893F_1_1, whole genome shotgun sequence DNA segment above includes these coding regions:
- the LOC131632013 gene encoding uncharacterized protein LOC131632013, with amino-acid sequence MEHIHNASGKKARARRMLILKENRSKHQKLSPQQILRGQTVINNPTFHTPRQPLSDLTQAFQNIITRTPVDQHSISPNVSDAGTEPRLSIHGFKDLRSCHIGSLFASTSTLKENDTFGLPSITNQHPLPLHEKNVVRAGSSSNRATLLCPPDSKTARGRPKNQYGVPNMALNLCRKFPIPTNTQETAMQTQTSNANPQPRCSTFHKSGRGRPRKKTTAPNLPMNQNTDINNQTINLQQYIPTEVCRSSEVVTPYVHGLQVPQNRGSLGADEHTPVSTPTHGPNNRKTPTCPIFTPTVNLDFNSDSDNDSDYDPFATYLSEDELLSEDKDYDAPFTIHDNAAGHSEEYYDIGSPLIECRYCKAMMWYQERMHKSSHSANPKFMMCCGNGKVELPLLREPPETLAKLLFDHDSLVSRKFQQQIRVYNMMFAFTSPGAKVDNRFNNGRGPPTLRIQGQTCHRIGSLLPPQGQKPKFAQLYIYDTENEVENRMHGLRNKEDFDPEVVSRLASMLYKFNPHAKSFQMAKQWLNNGETPNLKLWLISNRSTDGRVYNQPTVSEVAALVVGDIDTAEMRDIIMQTKGGRLQRINELHATYMAYQYPLIFPYGEDGYRPDVAHRDLLVNENSIRNRLTIREWLAFRIQTRLCEAKTLLSSRRLFQQFLVDGYTMLESEKLEWLRKNQPKLRVSKYNSLEKEGDQSQAPGISIGKRVVLPSSFVGGRRFMDQLYYDGMAICSKVGFPDLFITFTCNPNWPEIQRFLGPLHLKPQDRPDVISRVFKIKFDQLLSDLTKKGVLGKVLACELPLPIYLNI